The Xyrauchen texanus isolate HMW12.3.18 chromosome 17, RBS_HiC_50CHRs, whole genome shotgun sequence DNA window ttggcagtgcaaCACTgtagatattgttgacttttgtatgacaatttGCTCGTTCTTCTTttgcaagttgctttggataaaagcatctgctaaataacTAAATGTTTCAAAAGACATGTAGTAATAGCATCCATCTTACAATTTGAACACTTCATATGTAATTGTGAAGTTTATCAGCTGGAAGGGGAAATAACTGCGGTGGATCAAATGTGCACAATTGTATCTTCTGTTCGCAACAGTTTGAGTGTGTCTCCAGGCAGCGCACTCTCATTAGGGTTATGATTAGCACCATGCCGCCAAGTGCTTCATTGCACTTGGGTGGGCATAGGGATAATGGGGCACAACCCAGCACCCCCCTTGATCTGACCCTGATGAAAAGCAAAAGTAGAGGGATTTAACAAGTCAATAGTATTAAACAGTACTTTGGACATATTAGGATTTTCAGCAATTGATTTGGAGAGAAATTTTTATTTGGTCTCTTTCACAGATCTTTGATATCTAATTGAAATTTCATATGAGATCTGTAGTTTGTCTTTTTTCCACTTAGCATTGCCTTTCTACAGACTTGTCTAAGAGTGCAGGTGGAGTCATATAACCAGGTCTGGGCAGCATCCTTAATTTATTCTCCTTGGCTTCAGAGGAGCAGTGTCTGGAGAAAGAGAACATGATTCTATAAACATTTAAACCAGCTCCTCAGTATCAATACCATTAGACAGAGCATATGTGAAGTGTGATAGGCCATAGAGGAACTCAGAGAATAGTTCCTCTATGGCCTATGTACATGGAGCAAGACCCATGTCAATCATTAATAATTGGACgtcaaaactaacaaaaacatgtCCAATTTTTCAAAGTCCctttactgaaataaaataaagtatgttAACCATTTGTTATggcatatattttctgtccactTCTGACTAATGTGACTAATGTGGATTGTGGATACTTCCCCAGTACGTTTGTACTTCGCGGTGGTCTATGACAACTATTGACAACAAACCCGCCGTAAGCTGTCACAAGACTATCTATGGTAGCCCATAAaggatataaaaaacaaaaaacaaacgcTGCACACGCAACGACGGGCCGCACTAACATTAAACTTTAATGTCAAGTAGGGGGCCACAAAATATCACCCCGCGGGCCGCGAGTTTGAGACCACTGTAGTAAAGGGTATTGATATTGTTAGCTGTGAAACTATGTGTAAACTaattttggatggatggatggatagtaatGCCATGTAAGCATGAACGAAACCTGAGCATACATCGTGAGGCAATCGCCACACAATGcacgcaacaggcgacaaaaacaagacaggacacctgtgcaagagttcggccacacacacatCTGACACCTTAGACTGAAGTGACCGAACCCCAGCACAACATCAAGACATCTTGCAACCAGAGAGCGCATGGCAGGGAATAAAATCAAAACCGCTCACTCACACAAACCCCAAAacccagagtgacaggaccgtgacatttCTAGCTTTGAAATATTTAGAGTTCCAGACAGGCTAAATAAAAATCTCTTTCCTTGGTTTTGACCTCTGACTAAAATGCAGCATCTGGGTGTTTCTTTCCCAGTTTAAAGATACAAACTTGGATGGTCATGTGTGCTGTTCTGTAACcttgataataatatttttttacttttattctttGAAATTCTTTATCTATGTGGATCATGTTTAGTGGTCCTGAAAGCAATTCTTTAAAACAtggcattaaaaatgcaattaagtATTGTAGGGTTTCCTCAATGTACTGGATCATTCTGTTTCctttccaatatatatatattttttcatataaacaaaattacattaaagctcaaaaatcattggaaaaataaTCCTTCATACTATGATGAACAGAGTCAAGAAAATAAAACGGAATATATTACACACcgcctggccaaaaaaagttgcatactctaatattttggACCGCCTTTAGCATTGATTACAGCGGACATTTGTCCTAGCAtagtttcgacaaccttatgcaattaCACAACATATATTACCTTCCAGAGTTGCAAGAATTTTTGGCCttgatcttgtattgatgacgggataGTTGAACCaatctgtaaagtcttctccagcacatcccaaatacTTTAAATGGGGTTAAGGTCTGGAATCTGTGGTGACCAATTCATGCGTGAAGATGATTCCTCGTGCTCCCTGAACTACTCTTTTACAATTTGAgcatgatgaatcttggcattgtcatcctgaaATATGCCCATGCCGTCAGGGacgaaaaaatccattgatgggataacctggtcattcaggtcatcagattacttaattttattgctgcataacattgctgagcctagacctgaccattTGAAGCAAcctcagatcataacactgcctccacaGGCTTGTACAGTGGACACTATGCATGACAGGTGCATCGCTTCACGCGCTTCCCTTCTTAACCTGAcgtgcccatcgctttggaatagggtaaatctggacccATCAGTCCATATTGACTTGCTCCACAGTTCAATCTTTATGCTCCATAGcaaattgaagtagttttttcAATTAGCTttactaacaagtggctttcttgtggccacacagctgtttagtcccaatcatgTATGTTCTCGTCACATTATGTGTGTGAAAATGGTCTTAATTTCACTATAAAACACagctgtgagttctactgtcgattttctATGATGTGACTTCAGcaagtgttttagtgatctccgaccaTGATCATTCAAGAGTTTTTTCCAACCATATTTCTTTCCGCAAAGCTGGTgtttcaccactatccttccaggtttgaataatgcattggacagttcttttcattttctttttagagCTTCCCATTTTCTCCCGCATATGAGATCGTCAATCCGCGTTATCGtcaatcttatcacatggcttgttgagcgggtTTCCACAGAGCAGGTGTGGAGgcccacgcacaactcaccacataccccactgagagcgagaaccacacattatagcgaccaagagaAGGTTACTCtctgtgactctacccaccctagaaactgagcaaatttggttgcttaagagacctggctggagtcactcagcaccccctgaatagtcagcgtcaatactcgctgagctacccaagccccactGTGTTTGACAGTTCTTaacacaattccagtgatttctgAAATGTCCTTAGTTGTTGTCTTTGCTTGAAGCACtacaataatttgccccttctgaaacacagtaaaatCTTTTCCACCGGATatgtcttctgacatggttgtttaagaaatgaaaagCTACACACTggatcagttagggttaaaagcaTTGCTGCCagttgaaacatattaatcactgcagtAATGATCCAATTATAGGCTCTGTGCTTATTTAAACCCAAACTGCAAATTttggtatttattttttggctagATAGTGTATAACAAGAATAATTTATTATGCCATTAGCCATAATGTATAATATTTCTTAGTACTCCAATCTAATGGTATTCCAGATAACTTTATGTGTGCTACCTAAGGATGTACAGGGCTTATCTAAGGGCAATTTCATTATGCTTCCAGGTGTCTTCTGCATGTGTCTTCATTAATTATACAAGTCTTAAGTGGCTCATCCACATTGATCTATTATATGAGTGACTAAACTTGTTATGATTAATAATCAGTTAGCTGTTATAATTAATATCCAGTTCAGTTGCCTTTGACTCAACTCAACAGATACATTAAGACTCTTGAGCAATGCAAGGTAGGcctaaattatgtaaaaattacaCAGAAATCAagtgttttgcaaaacttttagATATAATGTTTTTGTATAGATCATGTAAATGCATCCACATCTACTGTAATTTTAACCAGACTGCACTGAACAAATAATGTCAGTAGAAATAGTTAGtagattaaatcaaattaaatacataaagcaCATCAAAATTATTTCTGAACATGCATGATTTTGTTTATCAACTACCAACAAAATAAATAGTATTAAAAAACAACTCATAAATAActagcaatataaaaaaaatctacttcAGACATTTGCCACAAAATATTTTCCAATGTATGTTCGGGCAAAACATGACAGGTTCAGATGTAAATATCGGTGAGAAGATGGACAGCTGCTGAAAGTCTGTTTCAGGGAGAAACCCTGCTTTCAAGGCTATGAAGGTCTAAAATGTGCAAGTAGAAAATCAATATAGTCTAATTTGATATTTTCAGGTGGCTTTTCACTGTTAGATTAAGTTTTTGTCACATAAAACTATttatctcagaaaatatcacaagCATAAATACACAGAATATCTACTAGCTTATAACTAAACGTTCTAAAGCATAGAAAAAAAAGGTATATATATCCTGAAATAAAAAACAGATAAAGAGTATCATTCCTCTATCTTCAATCTCAACGTATACTAACATGCaaataatcaatctcaaaatgttatattatatctCGTCAAGGGAACACATTGAAAGCTTTTTACTAATCAGACTTTAGATAGGTCTTTTGGAGCTGATTGGTCATAGTCAGAACGTTGGGGCGTGGATCTATAGCCATTTGAGTATTATAAATACTGCAAGTGAAGAGTGAGACCATCATTGAACGGGTTCAATCAGCAGTCATGAGGTCTTTGGTGTTCCTGGTGCTCCTCGGAGCTGCCTGTGAGTAGAGACTGCattcttttttatattaattttctaTTGTACAGTACACTTTTGTCAATATACTTAGAATACCCTTTCACTTCTGTAGTTGCTCTGGAAGATGACAAAATTGTTGGTGGATATGAGTGTCAGCCTTATTCCCAGCCCTGGCAGGTGTCGCTGAACTCTGGCTACCATTTCTGCGGTGGCTCTCTGGTCAATCAGAACTGGATTGTGTCTGCTGCTCACTGCTACAAGTCGTAAGTGACTTTAAGTGATCTATCTAGAATAGTTTAGTAACAGGTTCATTTATCCAAATTGTTAACCATATTTGATGTTCTCTTTAAGACGCGTTGAGGTCCGTTTGGGCGAGCACAACATTGTTGTGACTGAAGGTTCGGAGCAGTTCATCTCCTCTGACCTGGTCATCCGCCACCCCAACTATGACTCCTGGAACATCGACAACGACATCATGCTGATCAAGCTTAGCAAGCCTGTGACCCTCAATCAGTATGTGCAGCCTGTGGCACTGCCCAATGGCTGTGCTGCTGCTGGCACAATGTGCAGAGTCTCCGGCTGGGGAAACACCATGAGTTCCAGTGAGTACAGGGCTGATGATATCATTACCTCAGAGATGTTCTCAATGTCAAACTTATGAAATTACATTTCCTGTCTCAAAGCTCTTCTATTTACTCCCTCTCTTTTGCTTTATTATTCATTTCTTTGTAGCTGCTGATTCCAACAAGCTTCAGTGTCTGGAGATCCCTATCTTGTCTGACGGTGACTGTAACAACTCCTACCCTGGCATGATCACCAACTCCATGTTCTGTGCTGGATACCTGGAGGGAGGAAAGGACTCTTGCCAGGTACAGGATCACAGACACAGTGCTTTCCATTTTGTGGCATTTAAACATAGACAAGGAATTGCATTGTGACACCAATATTACTTGACACGATTTTAACAACACCCATCTGTTTTTTCACTCTCTCTTAGGGTGACTCCGGAGGCCCTGTGGTGTGCAATGGTGAGCTGCACGGTATTGTGTCCTGGGGTTACGGCTGTGCCGAGAAGAACCATCCTGGTGTCTATTCTAAGGTAATATAGTCGTATATATTTTCTAATTAAGTCTCTTAAGTCACTGTGAATTGCATGTTGATTCAAAACAATGTGGTTGTTTTATGAAGCACTGAAACTAActctaaaaatattatattttccaAGGTCTGCATCTTCAGCCAATGGATCGCTGACACAATGGCCAGAAACTAAAGCCTATCAAAAGGCAAATCATACCTTCAGCAAACTCTCATGTAACCTCCAATTCTACAATccattaattttgtttttctttgtatcgTAGATCAAAtctgtgtgaaaataaaatcatttgaAAACATTACGTTTATGTTTACATAAGTGCTTATGTCATTTTTTTCCCATTCGTCAATAAACGTTCACTATATTGCAATTTCTTGGTAATTTATGAAAGTAATCTCACATTTGGGGAAGATGGGGTACACCACCCACTTAAGATTAATGTGAATTTACTGATAAattgttatatataaaaaacattttttagtttCGAGAGTACTTGATAATGATGCATCATTTAATATTAAAAGAGGCCCCATTATGCTTTTGGGGATTtgacctttcctttagtgtgtaatatagctgtttgtgcatgtaaaaggtctacaaagttacaaagcacaaagtccacacaaaagggagttattctctcccacag harbors:
- the LOC127657714 gene encoding trypsin-2-like isoform X1; translated protein: MRSLVFLVLLGAAFALEDDKIVGGYECQPYSQPWQVSLNSGYHFCGGSLVNQNWIVSAAHCYKSRVEVRLGEHNIVVTEGSEQFISSDLVIRHPNYDSWNIDNDIMLIKLSKPVTLNQYVQPVALPNGCAAAGTMCRVSGWGNTMSSTADSNKLQCLEIPILSDGDCNNSYPGMITNSMFCAGYLEGGKDSCQGDSGGPVVCNGELHGIVSWGYGCAEKNHPGVYSKVCIFSQWIADTMARN